A part of Halobacillus shinanisalinarum genomic DNA contains:
- a CDS encoding DinB family protein: MYGLDEKRQEILDFVDNISNEQASVKPDEESWSILEVLEHLYLMEQLVVYQIGKALKEGDEQDVSEKPIHRTPDRSRKVAAPEAVQPKGEFKTLEEAKDGLAKSREATMFLVHNKEEETLKNRAFPHPAFGDMNLVQWVEFIGWHELRHLDQMKEVQESIS, from the coding sequence ATGTACGGATTAGATGAAAAGAGACAAGAAATTCTTGATTTCGTTGACAACATTTCAAATGAACAAGCGAGCGTAAAACCTGATGAAGAGTCCTGGTCGATTCTAGAAGTACTTGAGCACCTATACTTAATGGAACAGCTAGTCGTTTATCAAATAGGGAAAGCCCTTAAAGAAGGCGATGAACAAGATGTGAGCGAGAAGCCGATCCACCGAACTCCTGACCGCAGCCGTAAAGTAGCAGCACCTGAAGCGGTCCAACCTAAAGGTGAATTCAAAACATTGGAAGAGGCTAAGGACGGATTAGCAAAAAGCAGGGAAGCAACGATGTTTTTAGTTCATAACAAAGAGGAAGAAACATTAAAAAACCGAGCTTTTCCTCATCCTGCTTTCGGGGATATGAATCTAGTACAATGGGTTGAGTTTATTGGCTGGCATGAGTTGCGCCACTTGGATCAAATGAAAGAAGTACAAGAAAGCATTTCCTAG
- a CDS encoding Lrp/AsnC family transcriptional regulator, whose translation MKIDDTDKRILELLIEDGRLSYADIGKTLGLSRVAVRSRVNQLIDCGVIERFTAVVNSEKVGKKVSAFFEVDCEPRSLVEVAENLANNPYVASCYQMTGPSTLHMHVLVNDFKELESFINNELYALEGITRVESHTLLRRFKSRSGLKL comes from the coding sequence ATGAAGATCGATGATACGGATAAACGTATCCTCGAGTTATTAATTGAAGATGGTCGTCTGTCTTATGCGGATATAGGGAAAACCCTTGGACTTTCACGTGTTGCCGTACGTTCAAGAGTTAACCAGCTCATTGACTGTGGGGTTATTGAAAGATTTACTGCGGTGGTGAATAGTGAAAAGGTTGGCAAAAAAGTATCTGCCTTTTTTGAAGTGGATTGCGAACCACGTTCACTCGTAGAAGTTGCTGAGAATTTAGCAAATAATCCTTATGTAGCAAGCTGTTATCAAATGACAGGACCAAGTACACTGCATATGCATGTCCTAGTCAATGACTTTAAAGAACTTGAATCATTTATTAATAATGAACTATATGCTCTTGAGGGGATTACAAGGGTTGAAAGTCATACATTGCTCCGTCGTTTTAAAAGCAGGAGCGGCTTGAAATTGTAG
- the lhgO gene encoding L-2-hydroxyglutarate oxidase, whose amino-acid sequence MYDYSIIGGGIVGLSVGMELSRRYPNAKIVIVEKESELSLHQTGRNSGVIHSGIYYKPGSLKAKLARTGNQQIVEFCKEHGIEHDICGKVIVATNKDELTLLANLYDRGVQNQLDVEKVSMDELNEIEPHVRGVAAIRVPSTGIVNYRQVAEVFADKIQQNGGEISLNTEVQDINTEKKSVELKTTRGVFKSRFLINCSGLFSDRITEMANIKTDMKIVPFRGEYFELKPEKHHLVKNLIYPVPNPDFPFLGVHFTRMMDGRVLIGPNAVLSFKREGYNKTDFQIKDFMEATTYPGFLKLAGRNLSEGLKEMYRSYSKKALIKDVQRFIPEIEAEDIVPGKSGVRAQALDSNGSLIDDFMIIKDKRAVHVCNAPSPAATASIEIGKEIVNRMENYDSPVSN is encoded by the coding sequence ATGTATGATTATTCTATTATAGGAGGCGGGATCGTCGGTCTATCAGTTGGGATGGAGCTTAGCAGGCGTTATCCAAATGCTAAAATTGTTATCGTTGAAAAAGAATCGGAACTTTCACTTCACCAGACTGGTAGAAATAGCGGCGTGATCCACTCTGGTATTTATTATAAACCTGGAAGCCTAAAGGCAAAATTGGCTCGTACAGGAAATCAGCAAATCGTTGAATTTTGTAAAGAACATGGGATTGAACATGACATTTGCGGCAAGGTGATTGTTGCGACTAATAAGGATGAATTGACCTTACTTGCAAATCTCTATGACAGAGGCGTGCAAAATCAACTGGATGTAGAAAAGGTTTCAATGGATGAGCTTAACGAAATCGAGCCGCATGTAAGAGGGGTTGCGGCCATTCGCGTTCCAAGTACAGGAATTGTGAACTACCGGCAAGTTGCAGAAGTTTTCGCCGATAAGATTCAACAGAATGGAGGAGAGATTTCCCTAAATACGGAGGTTCAGGACATTAATACGGAGAAGAAGAGCGTGGAGCTAAAGACAACTCGCGGAGTGTTCAAAAGTCGTTTTTTAATCAATTGCAGTGGCTTGTTTAGTGATCGTATTACTGAAATGGCCAATATTAAGACCGACATGAAGATTGTCCCGTTTCGTGGTGAATATTTTGAATTGAAGCCGGAGAAACACCACCTCGTGAAGAACTTGATTTACCCCGTTCCTAATCCTGACTTTCCATTTTTGGGTGTTCATTTTACAAGGATGATGGATGGTAGAGTACTAATCGGACCTAATGCCGTTCTGAGTTTTAAACGGGAAGGTTATAATAAAACGGACTTTCAAATCAAGGATTTTATGGAAGCGACGACTTATCCTGGTTTTCTTAAACTAGCAGGCAGAAATCTATCGGAAGGGTTAAAGGAAATGTACCGTTCCTATAGCAAAAAGGCACTAATTAAAGACGTCCAGCGGTTTATTCCTGAAATTGAAGCGGAAGATATTGTTCCCGGAAAATCAGGGGTTCGCGCTCAAGCACTTGATTCAAATGGAAGTTTAATCGATGATTTCATGATTATTAAAGATAAACGAGCTGTCCATGTGTGTAATGCTCCTTCACCAGCTGCCACGGCATCAATAGAAATTGGTAAGGAAATCGTCAATCGTATGGAAAATTATGATAGCCCTGTGAGTAATTAA
- the nikB gene encoding nickel ABC transporter permease encodes MVGLIIKRFLQLLLLLFGISFLVFMSMHIAPGDPATVIGGPTATESDIEAIREELGLNKPVLVQYVDYIKGVVQGDLGYSFQNNQSVAEAIIIRFPQTLNLAIASMIVAILIGVPAGIISAIKQNSWFDFSSTTVALAGISIPNFWLGAMLILIFSVQLQWLPVGGLSAPFWTIEGIKQLILPAITLGTASAAMIARMSRSAMLEVIRADYIRTAKAKGAKSWTVIWVHALRNAMIPVITVIGLNFGFLLGGTIITEQVFAINGVGRLMIDAIAARDFPVVQGTVLLVATLFVVVNLLVDIIYALIDPRISYD; translated from the coding sequence ATGGTAGGTTTAATAATAAAACGTTTTTTGCAGCTTTTACTTCTGCTTTTTGGAATTTCCTTTCTAGTATTTATGAGTATGCACATTGCACCTGGAGATCCGGCAACAGTTATTGGAGGCCCTACAGCTACAGAGTCAGACATCGAGGCGATCCGAGAGGAATTGGGTTTAAATAAGCCTGTACTAGTCCAATATGTTGACTACATAAAAGGGGTTGTTCAAGGAGATCTCGGATATTCGTTCCAAAACAATCAATCGGTGGCGGAAGCAATTATTATACGCTTTCCACAAACATTGAATTTAGCTATTGCCAGCATGATTGTAGCAATACTCATCGGTGTCCCAGCTGGAATTATTTCAGCAATTAAACAAAATTCCTGGTTTGACTTTTCGAGTACAACCGTTGCTCTCGCGGGAATTTCTATTCCAAACTTCTGGTTAGGCGCGATGCTGATTTTGATTTTCTCTGTCCAACTTCAATGGCTACCTGTAGGTGGGTTGAGTGCCCCATTTTGGACTATTGAAGGGATAAAACAGCTGATCTTGCCCGCGATCACATTAGGAACAGCTTCAGCAGCGATGATCGCAAGAATGAGCCGGTCCGCCATGCTGGAAGTGATTCGCGCCGATTATATACGGACAGCTAAAGCGAAAGGTGCAAAATCTTGGACGGTCATTTGGGTACACGCCTTAAGAAATGCGATGATTCCTGTTATTACAGTTATTGGGTTGAATTTTGGGTTTCTGCTTGGCGGCACAATTATTACAGAACAGGTTTTCGCAATTAATGGAGTAGGCCGATTGATGATTGATGCGATCGCTGCTCGTGATTTTCCAGTCGTACAAGGAACCGTGTTGTTGGTGGCAACGTTATTTGTCGTTGTAAATCTGCTTGTGGATATTATCTACGCACTTATTGATCCGAGAATTAGCTACGATTAA
- a CDS encoding NUDIX hydrolase → MSYVENLRKLVGHRPLILVGSVVVIVNNEGEILLQQRWFPEGAWGLPGGLMELGESTEDAAKREVFEETQLYVHHLELLNVYSGEDYFTIAKNGDEFYSVTMAYVTSSYTGCLQVDLEESIQCCFLNPAALPQQMVGSHRQIIEDYLRTDGMKVEKED, encoded by the coding sequence ATGAGCTATGTAGAAAACCTTAGAAAACTGGTTGGACACCGCCCGCTAATACTTGTCGGTTCTGTTGTAGTGATCGTGAATAATGAGGGAGAAATTCTTCTTCAGCAGAGATGGTTTCCTGAAGGGGCATGGGGGCTCCCCGGGGGGTTAATGGAACTTGGCGAGTCAACAGAAGATGCAGCGAAGAGGGAAGTATTTGAGGAAACTCAGCTTTATGTCCATCATTTGGAGCTGCTCAACGTTTATTCTGGAGAGGACTATTTTACAATAGCAAAGAATGGTGATGAATTCTACTCTGTGACTATGGCCTATGTAACTTCTTCTTACACAGGTTGTTTACAGGTGGACCTTGAAGAGTCCATTCAATGTTGTTTCCTAAATCCTGCAGCTTTACCACAACAGATGGTAGGAAGTCATCGACAGATAATCGAGGACTATTTGCGTACTGATGGTATGAAAGTTGAGAAGGAAGACTAG
- a CDS encoding HIT family protein, giving the protein MAMENTCPFCQLTNDAEQQIIFENETCYFIQKESEQSVLEGSGLIIPKIHTKTVFDLSAKQWTDSQEMLKKAKDRLDELHSPDGYSVGWNTGETGGQSIPHAHLHVIPRYQDEPYAGKGIRYWIKQFGNARNLTK; this is encoded by the coding sequence ATGGCTATGGAAAATACTTGTCCGTTTTGTCAACTTACAAATGATGCAGAGCAGCAGATCATTTTTGAAAATGAGACATGTTACTTCATTCAGAAGGAATCAGAGCAAAGTGTTTTAGAGGGAAGTGGGTTAATTATTCCCAAGATACATACAAAAACAGTATTTGACCTATCTGCTAAGCAGTGGACCGATTCACAGGAAATGTTGAAAAAAGCAAAAGATAGGTTAGACGAGCTACATTCTCCAGACGGCTACAGTGTAGGATGGAATACAGGTGAAACAGGGGGACAATCGATCCCCCATGCTCATTTACATGTTATACCAAGGTATCAAGATGAACCTTATGCAGGTAAAGGAATTCGCTATTGGATTAAGCAATTCGGCAACGCTCGAAACTTGACAAAATAA
- a CDS encoding DUF2399 domain-containing protein has translation MLYSSLLDQVPNAPLICTHGQFKLAALQLLDQLVRNGCTIYYSSDLDPEGLRMANRLYNRYPNSVHYWRMDVTAYEKSLSEVHLNGERLNKLASIDDVFYNLYWIE, from the coding sequence TTGCTCTATTCAAGTTTACTGGATCAAGTACCGAACGCACCGTTGATTTGTACTCATGGCCAATTCAAGTTGGCGGCCCTACAATTATTGGACCAGCTTGTACGAAATGGCTGTACCATTTATTACTCCAGTGACCTCGATCCAGAAGGGCTGCGAATGGCAAATCGACTCTATAACCGCTATCCAAATTCCGTTCATTATTGGAGGATGGATGTCACGGCCTATGAAAAATCCCTGTCAGAAGTACACTTGAATGGGGAGCGGTTGAATAAGCTTGCATCGATTGACGATGTCTTTTACAACCTGTATTGGATAGAATGA
- a CDS encoding GntP family permease gives MDGMGLILVIVLGVLFVILATAKFNLHPFLSLLFGAFAIGILAGLPLADVVEAVNSGFGGLMGGIGLVIVFGTIIGVILEKSGAALRMAEVVLRMVGEKRPQLAMSAIGSIVSIPVFCDSGYVILSSLKKALAKRTGVTVASMAIALSTGLFATHTLVPPTPGPIAAAGNIGADDYLGTVILFGLIVAIPVIITGYIWAMKAGTKIEIEEGDEEDYDYDEIIKGFGEMPSTFKSFAPIVVPILLIGFSSIITFAGWSGGLFDFFLFLGSPVVALLVGVLFSFLLLPKFSQETLTDWVGVALKEAAPILLITGAGGAFGSVISSTNIADLIKGMAGSELFTGALFIFIPFIIAAALKSAQGSSTAAIVITSTLIAPLLPQLGIEGAVPLSLVVMSIGAGAMVVSHVNDSYFWVVKEFSGMSITQAYKAQTMATLLQGVVAILVTSILWLIFV, from the coding sequence ATGGATGGTATGGGATTAATTCTCGTGATCGTGTTAGGGGTATTATTCGTTATTCTAGCAACGGCAAAATTTAATCTTCACCCGTTCTTATCTTTGCTTTTTGGCGCTTTTGCTATCGGAATACTAGCGGGACTGCCACTTGCTGATGTCGTTGAAGCGGTAAATAGCGGCTTCGGTGGTCTGATGGGCGGCATAGGACTGGTGATCGTTTTTGGTACGATTATCGGGGTTATTTTAGAAAAATCGGGAGCGGCGCTAAGAATGGCAGAGGTTGTGTTAAGAATGGTCGGTGAAAAAAGACCACAGCTCGCGATGAGTGCAATTGGGAGTATTGTCAGTATCCCTGTATTTTGTGATTCAGGCTACGTTATTTTATCGTCCCTTAAGAAAGCGCTTGCGAAGAGGACTGGAGTGACTGTCGCATCGATGGCTATCGCTCTTTCCACAGGCTTGTTTGCGACGCATACCCTTGTACCGCCGACACCAGGACCGATCGCAGCAGCGGGAAACATTGGAGCGGATGACTATCTAGGTACGGTTATTCTGTTTGGACTAATTGTTGCCATACCTGTTATCATCACCGGATATATTTGGGCTATGAAAGCTGGGACAAAGATTGAAATAGAGGAGGGTGACGAAGAAGACTATGATTACGATGAAATTATTAAAGGCTTCGGTGAAATGCCATCAACCTTTAAATCGTTCGCACCGATCGTTGTGCCTATTCTATTAATCGGGTTCAGTTCGATCATCACTTTTGCTGGATGGTCCGGAGGCTTGTTTGACTTCTTCCTCTTCCTCGGTTCACCAGTTGTTGCTTTATTAGTGGGTGTACTTTTTTCCTTCTTATTGCTTCCAAAATTTAGTCAGGAAACACTAACTGACTGGGTGGGAGTTGCCTTGAAGGAAGCGGCGCCAATTTTGTTAATCACAGGGGCAGGCGGTGCATTTGGATCGGTCATCAGTTCAACAAATATTGCTGACCTCATTAAAGGAATGGCGGGAAGTGAGCTATTTACGGGTGCCCTATTTATCTTCATCCCATTTATCATTGCGGCTGCATTGAAGAGTGCGCAAGGATCTTCGACAGCAGCCATTGTGATCACATCCACATTGATTGCACCGTTACTGCCGCAGCTTGGGATTGAAGGGGCAGTTCCATTATCTCTTGTCGTCATGTCTATTGGTGCGGGAGCAATGGTTGTCTCACATGTGAATGACAGCTACTTCTGGGTAGTCAAAGAGTTCAGTGGCATGTCGATCACACAAGCATACAAAGCGCAAACAATGGCAACTCTTCTGCAAGGGGTTGTGGCGATTCTAGTAACATCTATTCTGTGGCTGATTTTCGTGTGA
- a CDS encoding GNAT family N-acetyltransferase, translating to MERNDEFTEYLHQKIMEYNKEFSLHHSLIKRQDSTQPINMIVMNRHNKWVGGMSAELYSNWLEIVDFWFAESYRGIGIGTELLNKVESIARKRGADYSMITTFEFQARAFYEEKGYKIVGELKDYPPGSSFYTMVKGL from the coding sequence ATGGAAAGAAACGATGAATTCACGGAGTACCTTCATCAGAAGATTATGGAATACAACAAAGAATTTTCTTTGCATCATAGTCTTATAAAACGTCAAGACTCGACCCAGCCGATTAATATGATTGTGATGAATAGACATAATAAATGGGTTGGTGGGATGTCGGCAGAACTCTATTCTAACTGGCTTGAAATTGTCGACTTTTGGTTTGCCGAGTCGTATCGTGGGATAGGGATTGGAACAGAGTTACTTAATAAAGTAGAGTCTATAGCCAGAAAAAGGGGAGCTGATTATTCAATGATTACGACATTTGAATTTCAGGCCAGAGCTTTTTATGAAGAGAAAGGGTATAAAATCGTTGGTGAATTGAAGGACTATCCACCAGGGTCAAGCTTTTATACCATGGTAAAAGGTTTGTGA
- a CDS encoding CdaR family transcriptional regulator: MELTKQLGEEIIARLSQYIDVPVNLMDPSGKIVASTDDSRLYQLHGGAQNVIESQEPQIIHDDDVERLSNVKPGVNLPIFHRGFLAGVVGLTGNPDEVMQAAGMTRGSVEIALEQIYIQRQAFYQERQWNNWVQQLLHPIKMDEDYLLNEATYTLGVNVNVNWQVVILHLTNHFEWSERVRQILNTQGYQPLFVVPHQEYEVIVAFPHEGKTIVVEEVFKELEGTNVSVGVGGYEYGLAGLRRSYFQAVDAIKLGRDKFSYSEQVQMKRLLYHIDPMIFEELTKEYQTCLGKLEDIYVATLECYFASNLKVNRTSADMHIHRNTLVYRLEQVHKKVGLDPRVFKDAIILQALLVKN, from the coding sequence ATGGAGCTTACAAAGCAACTCGGAGAAGAAATCATTGCCCGGCTTTCACAATATATCGATGTCCCCGTAAACCTGATGGACCCCAGTGGAAAAATCGTAGCCAGCACCGATGACTCTCGTCTATATCAGTTGCATGGGGGCGCTCAGAATGTGATTGAAAGCCAAGAGCCCCAAATCATACATGACGATGACGTGGAGCGACTTTCCAATGTTAAACCTGGGGTAAACTTACCGATTTTTCATAGAGGATTCTTAGCAGGGGTTGTAGGGTTGACAGGAAATCCAGATGAAGTTATGCAGGCGGCCGGGATGACGCGAGGATCTGTTGAGATTGCCCTTGAGCAAATATACATTCAACGTCAAGCTTTTTACCAAGAAAGACAGTGGAACAATTGGGTTCAACAGCTGCTTCACCCAATAAAAATGGACGAGGACTATTTACTTAATGAAGCAACTTATACGCTTGGCGTTAACGTAAATGTCAACTGGCAGGTGGTTATTCTCCATCTGACTAATCATTTTGAATGGAGTGAGCGGGTTCGGCAAATTCTGAACACCCAGGGCTATCAACCACTGTTTGTTGTTCCGCATCAAGAGTACGAGGTGATTGTGGCTTTTCCCCATGAAGGTAAGACTATAGTCGTGGAAGAGGTTTTCAAAGAATTGGAGGGAACCAACGTGTCTGTAGGGGTGGGAGGTTATGAATATGGACTCGCTGGCCTGCGTCGTTCCTATTTCCAAGCGGTTGATGCGATAAAGTTAGGTCGTGACAAGTTTTCCTATAGTGAACAAGTTCAAATGAAACGGTTGCTCTATCACATTGATCCGATGATATTCGAAGAGTTGACGAAAGAATATCAAACCTGTCTCGGGAAGCTTGAAGATATCTACGTGGCTACACTTGAATGTTATTTTGCCTCCAATTTGAAAGTGAATAGGACAAGTGCTGACATGCATATACATCGGAATACCCTTGTCTATCGTTTAGAGCAAGTTCATAAAAAAGTAGGACTGGATCCAAGAGTGTTTAAGGACGCGATTATTCTTCAAGCTTTGTTAGTAAAAAATTAG
- a CDS encoding glycerate kinase, translating into MKIVLAPDSFKGSLTSAQASEAMAKAIYSVDFSIETIIKPMADGGEGTLESLLKATKGKRVSFTCRGPLGDDSESSFVEIENDGVVIEGANISGLPMVPREKRNPDLTTTYGIGEAILYALDKGNKEFVIGLGGSSTNDGGFGMLQALGMKAFDANGKPVGSFGKDIFQVDALDLTSVDPRLQDVTIKVACDVDNPLTGERGASHVYGPQKGATPDQIAAYDEALGKYGRLIEQACGRQFADEEGAGAAGGLGFAFLAIGAELHSGAKLVSDAIGLADAIQQADLVITGEGQSDVQTLYGKAPGYVAKLAETFDKPVILLSGSLDGDLREMNEMFSGCFSIVPGPKTLAECMAEGEVYLYEACRQLTHLLIRLKKE; encoded by the coding sequence ATGAAAATTGTACTTGCACCAGATTCATTTAAAGGAAGTCTAACATCTGCTCAAGCATCTGAAGCTATGGCAAAAGCGATTTACTCCGTTGATTTTAGCATTGAAACTATCATTAAACCGATGGCTGATGGAGGAGAAGGAACTCTTGAATCATTGTTAAAAGCTACAAAAGGAAAACGTGTTTCATTTACATGTCGTGGCCCTTTAGGTGATGATTCAGAAAGTAGTTTTGTTGAAATAGAAAACGATGGGGTTGTGATTGAGGGGGCGAACATTTCTGGCTTGCCCATGGTTCCACGCGAAAAAAGAAACCCTGATCTGACGACAACCTATGGAATCGGGGAGGCGATTCTCTATGCATTAGATAAGGGGAATAAGGAGTTTGTCATCGGTCTTGGCGGCAGTTCGACCAACGACGGCGGTTTCGGGATGCTGCAAGCTTTGGGGATGAAAGCCTTCGATGCAAACGGTAAACCTGTGGGGTCTTTTGGAAAAGATATCTTCCAAGTAGATGCTCTTGATCTTACCTCTGTGGATCCTCGGTTACAGGATGTCACGATCAAGGTTGCTTGCGATGTCGATAATCCGTTAACAGGAGAGCGTGGAGCCAGTCACGTGTATGGTCCGCAAAAAGGAGCAACTCCTGATCAAATTGCAGCCTACGATGAAGCTTTAGGGAAATATGGCAGGCTAATCGAACAGGCCTGTGGGCGGCAATTTGCTGATGAAGAAGGCGCTGGGGCAGCCGGCGGATTAGGATTTGCCTTCCTAGCGATCGGGGCTGAACTGCATTCAGGTGCGAAGCTAGTTTCGGATGCCATTGGGCTTGCGGACGCCATTCAACAAGCCGATCTCGTTATAACGGGTGAGGGGCAAAGCGATGTTCAGACGTTGTATGGCAAGGCCCCAGGTTATGTGGCTAAGCTGGCTGAAACTTTTGATAAGCCTGTGATTCTACTATCTGGGAGTCTTGACGGGGACTTAAGAGAAATGAACGAAATGTTTTCCGGCTGTTTCTCGATCGTGCCGGGCCCGAAGACATTAGCAGAATGTATGGCTGAAGGCGAGGTGTATCTGTATGAGGCATGCAGGCAATTAACCCATCTATTGATAAGATTAAAAAAGGAGTGA
- a CDS encoding dicarboxylate/amino acid:cation symporter, whose product MKLTSKILIGLVLGAIVGLALHFLAPDLFDILDAYVFGPLGTIFLNLIKMLVVPIVFFSITLGVAALGDPKKLGRIGAKTVAFFLATTTIAISIAIGLAYLFQPGNTGIDPSGAEYESEAAPSVVETFTNIIPTNPIQSMAEGNMLQIIAFSIFIGFALTMLGKKVEGVTKVIEQGNEIMMFLVNLIMRFAPYGAFGLLASAIGEMGLDGAKAMAAYMLVVVLGLFLHAFVVYGGAVSLIGKMNPIRFFKGFFPAATVGFSTSSSSSTLPISMKTAQENLGVPKPISGFVQPLGATINMDGTAIMQGVATLFIAQVYGSDLAFTQLIMVVVTAVLASIGTAGVPGVGLIMLAMVLNQVSLPVEGIALIIGIDRVLDMTRTAINITGDAACAVVVAETEKKHGLPEETPETDISHVSS is encoded by the coding sequence ATGAAATTAACATCAAAGATTTTGATTGGACTTGTTCTTGGTGCTATTGTCGGTTTAGCTTTACATTTCTTAGCTCCGGACTTATTTGATATTTTGGATGCATACGTGTTTGGTCCACTTGGAACAATCTTTCTCAACTTAATTAAGATGCTTGTTGTTCCTATTGTATTCTTCTCCATTACTCTAGGTGTGGCTGCATTAGGAGATCCAAAAAAATTAGGACGTATAGGTGCAAAAACAGTTGCATTCTTCTTAGCCACTACCACTATCGCTATCTCAATCGCCATTGGTTTGGCTTATCTTTTCCAACCAGGTAATACTGGGATAGACCCATCTGGTGCTGAATACGAAAGTGAGGCAGCTCCTTCAGTAGTTGAAACGTTTACAAATATTATTCCTACGAACCCTATTCAGTCCATGGCTGAAGGAAATATGCTGCAAATCATTGCCTTCTCTATTTTCATTGGATTTGCACTTACGATGCTTGGTAAGAAGGTTGAGGGTGTAACGAAGGTGATTGAACAAGGTAATGAAATTATGATGTTCCTTGTTAATTTAATTATGCGCTTCGCTCCTTATGGCGCCTTCGGTTTACTAGCTTCTGCCATCGGTGAAATGGGGCTTGACGGTGCAAAAGCTATGGCAGCCTATATGCTTGTCGTTGTCCTCGGCTTGTTCCTGCATGCTTTTGTCGTATATGGTGGGGCTGTGTCTTTAATTGGTAAAATGAATCCGATTCGATTCTTCAAAGGATTCTTCCCCGCTGCAACAGTCGGATTTAGTACATCAAGCAGTAGTTCAACATTACCGATTTCCATGAAAACGGCACAAGAAAACTTGGGTGTACCTAAACCGATTAGCGGCTTTGTCCAGCCATTAGGAGCAACCATAAACATGGATGGTACAGCGATCATGCAAGGGGTTGCAACGCTTTTCATTGCTCAAGTATATGGCAGTGATCTAGCATTCACACAGCTTATTATGGTTGTCGTTACAGCGGTGTTAGCAAGTATTGGTACAGCAGGTGTACCAGGTGTTGGCTTGATTATGCTTGCCATGGTGCTTAACCAGGTATCTCTGCCAGTAGAAGGGATCGCTCTTATTATTGGGATCGACCGTGTCCTCGACATGACCCGTACAGCCATCAACATTACAGGTGATGCAGCTTGTGCAGTTGTTGTAGCAGAAACAGAGAAGAAACATGGTTTACCTGAAGAAACACCGGAAACGGACATTAGTCACGTAAGCAGCTAA
- a CDS encoding YkvI family membrane protein — MKNTLRIAGAYVGIIIGAGFASGQEIVQFFTSFGLWGIFGAVITIFLFAFIGMQLIQLGAHLQVTSHKKVIRHICGKYLGPVVDIMLTFFLFGVATIMVAGSGSIFEQQFGIAPLIGNILLVILAILTLCLNTDKVISVISLISPYMLALIIIITIYSFFTSDANLAELESVALTQASAASNWLLSALLYVAFNIGVGFSMMTLIGATTKDEKSAGKGAIIGGVCLGILVVLINLGIYANINKLQG, encoded by the coding sequence ATGAAAAACACTTTGCGAATTGCCGGTGCTTATGTCGGCATCATTATTGGAGCAGGATTTGCTTCAGGGCAGGAAATTGTTCAATTTTTCACAAGCTTTGGTTTATGGGGGATTTTCGGTGCGGTAATCACGATATTTTTGTTTGCCTTTATTGGGATGCAACTTATACAACTAGGGGCACATTTACAAGTTACCTCCCATAAAAAAGTCATTCGCCATATTTGCGGTAAATATTTAGGACCCGTTGTTGATATTATGCTGACCTTCTTTTTATTTGGGGTAGCGACGATCATGGTCGCAGGCAGTGGGTCGATATTTGAGCAGCAATTTGGCATTGCACCTCTTATCGGCAACATCCTTTTGGTGATTCTAGCAATATTAACGCTCTGTCTTAATACAGACAAGGTAATTTCGGTGATAAGTTTAATTAGTCCCTATATGTTAGCGCTGATTATTATCATCACCATTTATTCCTTTTTCACTAGTGATGCAAATTTAGCTGAATTAGAGAGCGTTGCTTTGACACAAGCATCTGCCGCTTCAAACTGGCTGCTAAGTGCGTTGTTGTATGTTGCTTTTAACATCGGGGTCGGCTTTTCGATGATGACACTTATCGGCGCAACCACCAAGGATGAAAAATCTGCCGGCAAAGGGGCTATCATCGGCGGAGTTTGTCTTGGAATTCTAGTTGTACTCATTAATCTAGGTATCTATGCAAATATAAATAAATTGCAGGGATAG